The following proteins are encoded in a genomic region of Takifugu rubripes chromosome 21, fTakRub1.2, whole genome shotgun sequence:
- the tmem127 gene encoding transmembrane protein 127: MYAPPGSTAPAVRRRRGGTSLPKQPERSLVSALPGALSITALCTALAEPAWLRVHGGTCPRQELGVSDVLGYIDPKLLEDYCLNPQIILLLRVITAFCFLGILCSLTAFLLDVFGPKHPALKITRRYAFAHILTVLQCATVIGFCYWASELVLSLQQQHKKYHGSLIYVTFAISFYLVAGAGGASILATAANLLRHYPTEEEEQALELLSEMEDSSETFPADYDIANQFQPPPAYTP; encoded by the exons ATGTACGCCCCACCGGGTTCTACTGCCCCCGCGGTTCGGAGGCGAAGAGGGGGCACCTCTTTGCCCAAGCAGCCCGAGCGGAGCCTGGTGTCGGCCCTGCCCGGTGCTCTGTCCATCACCGCCCTCTGCACTGCCCTGGCCGAACCGGCCTGGCTCCGCGTCCATGGAGGGACCTGTCCAAGACAAGAGCTGGGGGTGTCGGACGTCCTGGGCTACATTGACCCCAAACTTCTGGAAG ATTACTGCTTAAACCCGCAGATCATCCTGCTGCTCAGGGTGATCACCGCCTTCTGCTTCCTGGGGATCCTCTGCAGTCTCACCGCCTTCCTCTTGGACGTCTTTGGTCCCAAGCATCCTGCCTTAAAGATCACCCGCAGATATGCGTTTGCCCATATTCTCACAG tGCTCCAATGTGCCACGGTCATCGGTTTCTGCTACTGGGCCTCGGAACTCGTCCtgtccctgcagcagcagcacaaaaagTACCACGGCTCTCTCATATACGTCACGTTTGCCATCAGCTTCTACCTCGTGGCGGGGGCCGGCGGAGCGTCCATCCTCGCCACCGCCGCCAACCTGCTGCGCCACTACCccaccgaggaggaggagcaggcccTGGAGCTGCTCTCGGAGATGGAGGACAGCAGCGAGACCTTCCCTGCCGATTATGACATTGCCAATCAGTTCCAGCCGCCGCCTGCCTACACGCCTTAG